From the genome of Oryza glaberrima chromosome 1, OglaRS2, whole genome shotgun sequence:
ATTCGTGCATCGGCTTCTCTCCTCTAACTGTAGTGGGCTCCCTTTCTTCTCCGGTACCGGCGATACTCCCAACTCCGACAGGGAACATACggattagggtttagggttgggGTCAGGATAGGAGAGGAGgttggggagggggaagagcGGGTTTCCTCGGGACTTAGAGGGATGGCAGTGGGCGGTGGACTTCggtgggcggcgaggtggcggcggcaccgccAAAGCCGTAGGGATGGAGAagggcggtgggccggcgtTGGCGGCAGGGGCAAAGCAAGCATGCGATTAGGAGGCGACGACTAGGTGATGGTGGATCCGGCAGCTGGGAGCCGCCGGAGACAGGGAAGACGATGGGGCGGGGGCATCTCGCCATCACCACcttgagaagaaagagagggaggaagggggagcggggagggggagggggctcaTCGAGGGGCCCTTATCGGCGCCGTTGACTCCTTTCGGCCAGTCGGCGAGGCGGGTGATAGCGtggtggggcggtggcggcggtggattgGGCGGTAACACGATGGCAATGGTGGATCGGAATGCTCGAGGAAGCAAAGGGAACATGAGAAGAAGAGGTAGGGTTAAGGGCTTGCACAAAACTTAAAGCAAATTTGATGGTCTAAAAATCGAATGATATAAGGTGGGATTTTATATTAGAAGAGGTATAggcatcaaagaaaaaaaaattggtaattttGTACTCGTAGCTAGTACTGGTTCCAAAATTTAACTGTCAAGGCAAGTACAAGGGAGGTCGGGGAGGATGATTGGGTTGGGTAGAGCGGCCACACTATTGCGGAATTTCGCGAGGCCAAGTGAGGGTACGCCAGGACACCAGGTACTACACCAGTACTGGGTCTCACGGCATCTCGCATCGCGATCAGCGGTCAAATCCCACACACACGCCGTAGGATCCAGTCAAtggagagaggaaaagaaaaccaaCCAACACAACAACACAGAAAAGCTTCGCCAAGTgaatcacccaaaaaaaaaaaaactcctctcTACGACTCTACCaacacgccgccgacgccggctcgctcgctcgctgccCATATATACGCGCGCCTCGCGTCTCCACTTCCCCTGCTATTACTACTAGTACAAAACCAACGCGAAGCTCTCGTCGCGCACAACCAACTCGACACCGCGGCGAGGCGAACCAACGCGCGGCGTGGGTATGGGGAGGTCGCCATGCTGCGAGAAGGCGCACACGAACAAGGGGGCGTGGACGAAGGAGGAGGACCAGCGGCTGATCGCCTACATCAAGGCGCACGGCGAGGGTTGCTGGCGGTCGCTGCCCAAGGCGGCGGGGCTCCTCCGCTGCGGCAAgagctgccgcctccgctgGATGAACTACCTCCGCCCCGACCTCAAGCGCGGCAacttcaccgacgacgacgacgagctcatCATCAAGCTCCACGCCCTTCTCGGCAACAAGTAAGTTGTAAACGGATTTCAATGCGCTGTCATCTGTTCTTGTGTTCTTGGTGCTGATCGATCGTTTGGTTGGTTGGCGCAGGTGGTCGTTGATTGCGGGGCAGCTGCCGGGGAGGACggacaacgagatcaagaactacTGGAACACGCACATCAAGCGCAAGCTCCTGAGCCGGGGCATCGACCCGCAGACGCACCGGCCGGTCAGCGccgggagcagcgccgccgcggcgagcgggcTGACCACGACGGCCAGCACCGCCGCCTTTCCGTCCcttgcgccggcgccgccgccgcagcagcacaGGCTACACAACCCGGTGCACGCCGCGGCGCCGAGCAATGCGAGCTTCGCCAGGTCCGCGGCGTCCCCGCCGTCGGAGGACGGccacagcagcagcggcggcagctcggACGCGCCGCGGTGCCCCGACCTCAACctcgacctcgacctcgaccTGTCCATGAGCctgccgagctcgccgcccaagacgccggccgccgcgtcgtccacGACCGCGTCgcgccaccatcaccaccagcagcagAAGACCATCTGCCTCTGCTACCACCTCGGCGTCCGCAACGGCGACGTCTGCAGCTGCAAGGCggccgcgccatcgccggccgGCCCACGCGCGTTCCGGTTTCTCAGGCCACTGGAGGAGGGCCAGTACATATAGCACAGTAGgctttagggaaaaaaaacctgtaaaaaacacaaaaaaagacGGTGGGCAATAGAGTTTTTTCTAAGTTCTAATGGAGATGACTGATGTTGATTAGTTTGATTCTTGATGTTTATCATTAACCAAAAATCTGATTCTTTTCCTCTTCCCAATTTTCTGATTTGATTTAGCAGAATCTTACAAAAAGTAATTGGAGATCataaaacaaaactaaaatggAAATTATAATGAGCGAGACTGTGAGAAAGTATAAAGTATTGCTGGGTTGCGCATCCAGTTCGGGCGTCCCAAGTGCCGTTTGTGTCATTTGGGACATATCGCGAGAATACAGCATGTGGTGTGTTTTCGGTAGGTAGGTACAAACTACTCCTGCTTGGGTTATCCGATAGCAAATAAAATCCATTAATGACTCATGGTGGTTAGGCACCGGAGAAAGTGAGACTGACAATGTTACATTTTGGTGTTAAGGTTTGGCTGTTTGTTTAACAATGACAACGACATGAGATTCTAAACGTGGTGATATATAGTGGTAGTTAGCCAACCAACCTTAGAAACCTATATTGGTGGTGGTAACTAAAATTTACTTTTGTTCCTATTGGAATAGCATGCcttaaaaaatactccctccgtctcaaaatataatactccctccatctatttttgatagtcatatttccaaatctgaaaaatttatttttgataggcatatttcaatccaacaacctatcatcttaatgattttctcggatttaatgcgtgactctccattcttccacacaagattggctacatgggcatcgagaaatgtaaatattaatgaatc
Proteins encoded in this window:
- the LOC127761121 gene encoding myb-related protein 308-like: MGRSPCCEKAHTNKGAWTKEEDQRLIAYIKAHGEGCWRSLPKAAGLLRCGKSCRLRWMNYLRPDLKRGNFTDDDDELIIKLHALLGNKWSLIAGQLPGRTDNEIKNYWNTHIKRKLLSRGIDPQTHRPVSAGSSAAAASGLTTTASTAAFPSLAPAPPPQQHRLHNPVHAAAPSNASFARSAASPPSEDGHSSSGGSSDAPRCPDLNLDLDLDLSMSLPSSPPKTPAAASSTTASRHHHHQQQKTICLCYHLGVRNGDVCSCKAAAPSPAGPRAFRFLRPLEEGQYI